In Anthonomus grandis grandis chromosome 5, icAntGran1.3, whole genome shotgun sequence, the following are encoded in one genomic region:
- the LOC126736414 gene encoding multivesicular body subunit 12A, with translation MLNSTIQNKILRTLPDDRPITAIQIVEDLDKCPTGFYPISRTYDQDQDADLGEKTFFKSTGRYLCLSKTEGIPSFVVQKIVFLNEKQLPPKGFSLLNKTADSQQRAWKKKQLCYQLANKKEIQLAITDIILCNKLKKAPLGFTLAGEINGVVVCYKMGNTESGIPDRPPKPLSPNTGGPVYPSLGEDDDYEILRPGYNINPSPGPIRPAPKPPAPGPPAHNNFQHQNSTHTLGNSCYPGLEGVPFIVNPKFLNSKDPMSQIPKIRIKTMQQILMEYDYSFTTERQVQ, from the exons ATGTTAAACTCGactattcaaaataaaatattaagaacaCTGCCCGACGATAGACCCATCACTGCTATTcag ATTGTAGAGGATCTAGACAAGTGCCCCACAGGTTTTTACCCTATAAGCAGGACGTACGATCAGGATCAAGACGCAGATTTAGGGGAGAAGACTTTCTTTAAAAGCACCGGGAGATATTTGTGTTTGTCAAAGACCGAAG GTATACCAAGTTTTGTGGTCCAAAAGATAGTTTTCCTAAATGAGAAACAGCTACCCCCAAAAGGTTTTAGTTTATTGAATAAAACTGCCGATAGTCAGCAAAGAGCTTGGAAAAAGAAACAGCTTTGCTATCAGCTGGCCAACAAGAAGGAAATCCAATTGGCTATCACTGATATTATTctctgtaataaattaaaaaaggctcCTCTCGGATTTACACTCGCAGG agaaaTCAACGGAGTTGTAGTCTGTTACAAAATGGGAAACACCGAGTCGGGAATACCAGACAGGCCCCCCAAACCCTTGTCTCCCAATACTGGGGGCCCAGTTTACCCTTCTTTAG GTGAAGATGATGACTATGAAATCCTCAGACCGGGATACAATATAAACCCCTCCCCGGGCCCCATTAGGCCCGCACCGAAACCGCCAGCACCAGGCCCTCCCGCGCACAACAACTTTCAACATCAAAACTCCACCCATACCTTAGGGAATAGTTGTTATCCCGGATTGGAGGGTGTACCTTTCATTGTTAATCCCAAGTTTTTAAACAGCAAAGACCCTATG TCGCAGATTCCCAAAATACGTATAAAAACGATGCAACAAATCCTGATGGAGTATGATTATTCCTTTACGACTGAAAGACAGGTCcagtaa